A portion of the Achromobacter sp. MFA1 R4 genome contains these proteins:
- a CDS encoding efflux transporter outer membrane subunit yields MRRPARLSAPRPLAPLALCALLSACAVGPDFPQPATPDVASYTPQGQDALPAGEQRLQPGADIPAQWWQLFRSEELDRLVRQALAASPTLDEARARLRQAREDLSAETGGRTLPSVDGNLSVARKKVDPAAYGVPVTEPPPPFTLYNASIDVSYTLDVFGANQRVLEGLAAQMDYQAHELQAARMSLAANVVTAAIRQADLAERLAATDALLAAQVRQQEIMQKRLDAGGIALADLRNQELLVAQTRATVPPLQYQLAQVTHQLATYLGVAPAALQSPPLRLADLTLPPDVPTGVPSALTRQRPDILAAEALWHKASADVGVATANLYPQFTLTASFGSQRTGVNELSDGVNVWNLGLGLVQPLFHGGELRARKRSAEAAYDAAAASYRQTVLDGFRQVADALRAVQTDSEAFAAYDDAWRRADEAGRIAAGRYQAGGISHLSLLDSQRQVLQTQISRIQADAARYTDTAALLQALGGGWWNEVSGDAP; encoded by the coding sequence ATGCGCCGCCCCGCCCGCCTGTCCGCTCCCCGCCCCCTGGCCCCGCTTGCGCTGTGCGCGCTGCTGTCCGCCTGCGCGGTCGGCCCCGACTTCCCCCAGCCGGCCACGCCGGACGTGGCGTCCTACACCCCGCAGGGACAGGATGCGCTGCCCGCGGGCGAGCAGCGCCTGCAGCCGGGCGCGGACATTCCCGCGCAGTGGTGGCAGCTTTTCCGGTCGGAGGAACTGGACCGGCTGGTGCGCCAGGCGCTCGCCGCCAGTCCCACGCTGGATGAAGCGCGCGCGCGGCTGCGCCAGGCGCGCGAGGACCTGTCCGCCGAGACCGGCGGCCGCACGCTGCCCTCGGTGGACGGCAATCTGTCGGTGGCCCGCAAAAAAGTGGATCCGGCGGCCTACGGCGTGCCGGTGACAGAGCCGCCCCCGCCTTTCACGCTCTACAACGCCTCCATCGACGTGTCCTACACGCTGGACGTGTTCGGCGCCAACCAGCGCGTGCTGGAGGGCCTGGCCGCGCAGATGGACTACCAGGCGCACGAACTGCAGGCGGCGCGCATGTCGCTGGCGGCCAACGTCGTGACCGCCGCGATCCGCCAGGCGGACCTGGCCGAGCGGCTGGCGGCCACGGACGCGCTGCTGGCGGCGCAGGTCCGCCAGCAGGAGATCATGCAAAAGCGCCTGGACGCGGGCGGCATCGCGCTGGCCGACCTGCGCAACCAGGAACTGCTGGTCGCCCAGACCCGCGCCACCGTGCCGCCGCTGCAATACCAGTTGGCGCAGGTCACCCATCAACTGGCCACCTACCTGGGCGTGGCGCCGGCCGCCCTGCAGTCGCCGCCCCTGCGCCTGGCGGACCTGACGCTGCCGCCGGACGTTCCCACGGGCGTGCCCTCCGCCCTGACCCGCCAGCGGCCCGACATCCTGGCCGCCGAGGCCCTGTGGCACAAGGCGTCGGCGGACGTGGGCGTGGCCACGGCCAACCTGTATCCGCAGTTCACCCTGACCGCCAGTTTCGGGTCGCAGCGCACGGGCGTGAACGAGCTGTCCGATGGCGTGAACGTGTGGAATCTGGGGCTTGGACTGGTCCAGCCGCTTTTTCATGGCGGCGAGCTGCGCGCGCGCAAGCGCTCGGCCGAGGCGGCCTATGACGCGGCCGCCGCGTCCTACCGGCAGACGGTGCTGGACGGATTCCGCCAGGTGGCCGACGCGCTGCGCGCCGTGCAGACGGACAGCGAGGCCTTCGCGGCCTATGACGACGCCTGGCGCCGCGCCGACGAGGCCGGCCGGATCGCGGCGGGACGTTACCAGGCGGGCGGCATCAGCCATCTGAGCCTGCTGGACAGCCAGCGCCAGGTGTTACAGACGCAAATTTCGCGCATCCAGGCCGATGCGGCGCGCTACACCGACACGGCCGCGTTGTTACAAGCGCTGGGCGGCGGCTGGTGGAATGAGGTCTCCGGCGACGCTCCCTGA
- a CDS encoding response regulator transcription factor has translation MNDLLDLIVFAPDASQRVRRSDELAEMGFSPRPCEDSNGLFRLFQARRTPLLVMQAEFTDLCMAVAGLRAMDTTAGIVAVSAFDTPENRILGLHCGADACFSPEVATAEIAAALQALVRRVPAAASRRAPEADARPAASSAPAVPTGKWQFLDAAWTLVSPQGTRLALTQAEREFLLKLTGSPDKRMPRGDPPGLDPHSGRESMRRTDVVVSRLRRKAQDVNVELPIRTVWGWGYAFTGEI, from the coding sequence ATGAATGACCTATTAGACCTGATCGTCTTCGCTCCCGACGCCAGCCAGCGCGTGCGCCGCAGCGACGAACTGGCCGAAATGGGGTTCTCGCCGCGTCCTTGCGAAGACTCCAACGGACTGTTCCGCCTGTTCCAGGCCCGCCGCACCCCGCTGCTCGTGATGCAAGCCGAATTTACCGATCTTTGCATGGCCGTCGCAGGTCTGCGCGCCATGGACACCACCGCCGGCATCGTCGCCGTTTCCGCCTTCGACACCCCTGAGAACCGCATTCTTGGCCTGCACTGCGGCGCCGACGCCTGCTTTTCGCCCGAGGTGGCCACCGCCGAGATCGCGGCCGCCCTGCAGGCGCTGGTGCGCCGCGTGCCCGCCGCCGCCAGCCGCCGCGCCCCCGAGGCCGACGCGCGGCCCGCGGCGTCCTCGGCGCCCGCCGTGCCCACCGGCAAGTGGCAATTCCTGGACGCCGCCTGGACCCTGGTCAGCCCGCAGGGCACGCGCCTGGCGCTGACCCAGGCGGAGCGGGAGTTCCTGCTGAAACTGACCGGATCGCCCGACAAGCGCATGCCGCGCGGCGACCCGCCCGGCCTGGACCCGCATTCGGGCCGCGAATCCATGCGCCGCACGGACGTCGTGGTCAGCCGCCTGCGGCGCAAGGCGCAGGATGTCAACGTCGAGCTGCCGATACGCACGGTCTGGGGCTGGGGCTACGCCTTCACTGGGGAAATCTAG
- a CDS encoding YbaK/prolyl-tRNA synthetase associated domain-containing protein produces the protein MEVFERLQALLTQHQARYRLLEHAAAGRSVEVAAVRGTEVSQGAKALVCRVKISSNLRKNVLAVFPADKQADLDAIARAAGGKKASLASRDLARELTGCEIGAIPPFSFNPDLCLLVDPSLRERHEEIVFNAGRLDASILLNTEDYFRLAAPDEAPLTRA, from the coding sequence ATGGAAGTCTTTGAACGCCTGCAAGCCCTGCTTACCCAGCACCAGGCCCGCTATCGCCTGCTTGAACACGCCGCGGCGGGCCGGTCCGTCGAAGTCGCCGCCGTGCGCGGCACCGAAGTCAGCCAGGGCGCCAAGGCGCTGGTCTGCCGGGTGAAGATCTCGTCCAATCTGCGCAAGAACGTGCTCGCGGTGTTTCCGGCCGACAAGCAGGCCGATCTGGACGCGATCGCGCGCGCCGCGGGCGGCAAGAAAGCCTCGCTCGCGTCGCGCGACCTCGCGCGCGAGCTCACCGGCTGCGAGATCGGCGCCATCCCGCCCTTCAGCTTCAATCCGGACCTGTGCTTGCTGGTGGATCCCAGCCTGCGCGAGCGGCACGAGGAAATCGTCTTCAACGCCGGACGCCTGGACGCGTCCATCCTCCTGAACACCGAAGACTACTTCCGCCTGGCGGCGCCCGACGAGGCGCCGCTGACCAGGGCCTGA
- a CDS encoding FUSC family protein translates to MSHPHASNMRWLMSLAHLEPSPVNPWVMLRAALAIGLPTAAGLVLDQGPAAALVALGALPAITGDNGGPYRNRALSIGATVFGGALGYLLGSLMAGHGLWTAAGMMLLVLAASLVGTFNTIAAVATLQFATYVIVGSSLASTLPPWLPPALVGVGGLFGLALTLSGWVVNPIAPERAAVAQAYRKLAAMFAATGTSRVMAARREMEGAMATAYDTVLAARGRSAGPSPRLARLVAQLQACTPLTNAALALARAGRVLPAECARVMNHLADRVENDAEPDARDDIAALRRAGMPQLADALEQAQPLLNGTRATPADDCADLPPAPARTPWRVLVRTYRPGPTTVRYLVRLGLCLLAAEAVALAAALPRSYWVPLIVVVVFKPNFGSVFARALQSCAGSVVGVAISATVLALDRGGVASLLTVAGLAALLPWSIRRNYGLFSAILVPILMLLIGALQPGSWSIALARLVDVGVASAIVLLVGYLPWMRIERSNLDHAVSAATSTLAAYLNTVFQADPGSRHDLRARAYARLSDLRIALQRGLSEPRLVSRRALAWWPVEVALERVANAISDTVWSLPAGQPAPPAAQVAQLAAALDRIAAAVNQGQPVPPDAIEAPSPALRDVAAEIESLRATLAGPDFTAAPGRPAPPSPLHQV, encoded by the coding sequence ATGAGCCACCCGCACGCGTCCAACATGCGCTGGCTGATGAGCCTGGCGCACCTGGAGCCTTCGCCGGTCAACCCCTGGGTGATGCTGCGCGCCGCCCTGGCCATCGGACTGCCGACGGCCGCGGGGCTGGTCCTGGACCAGGGCCCGGCGGCCGCGCTGGTGGCGCTGGGCGCGCTGCCCGCCATCACGGGCGACAACGGCGGCCCCTACCGCAACCGCGCGCTGTCCATCGGCGCCACGGTGTTCGGCGGCGCGCTGGGCTATCTGCTGGGAAGCCTGATGGCCGGCCACGGGCTCTGGACCGCCGCCGGCATGATGCTGCTGGTCCTGGCGGCCAGTTTGGTCGGCACGTTCAACACCATCGCGGCCGTCGCCACCCTGCAATTCGCCACCTATGTGATCGTCGGTTCCAGCCTGGCCTCGACCCTGCCGCCGTGGCTGCCGCCCGCGCTGGTGGGCGTGGGCGGGCTGTTCGGCCTGGCGCTCACGCTGTCCGGCTGGGTCGTCAATCCCATCGCGCCGGAGCGGGCCGCGGTGGCGCAGGCCTACCGCAAGCTGGCCGCGATGTTCGCGGCCACCGGCACCTCGCGCGTCATGGCCGCGCGCCGCGAGATGGAAGGCGCCATGGCCACCGCCTACGACACCGTCCTGGCCGCGCGGGGCCGGTCGGCGGGCCCGTCGCCGCGGCTGGCGCGCCTGGTCGCGCAACTGCAGGCCTGCACGCCGCTCACCAACGCCGCGCTAGCGCTGGCGCGCGCCGGGCGCGTGCTGCCGGCCGAATGCGCCCGGGTCATGAACCATCTGGCCGACCGCGTCGAAAATGACGCCGAGCCGGACGCGCGCGACGACATCGCCGCGCTGCGCCGCGCCGGCATGCCGCAGCTTGCGGACGCGCTGGAGCAGGCGCAGCCGTTGCTGAACGGCACGCGGGCCACGCCCGCCGATGACTGCGCCGACCTGCCGCCCGCGCCCGCGCGAACGCCCTGGCGCGTGCTGGTCCGGACCTACCGCCCCGGGCCGACCACCGTGCGGTATCTGGTGCGTCTGGGGCTCTGCCTGCTTGCCGCCGAGGCGGTCGCCCTGGCCGCCGCCTTGCCCCGGTCCTACTGGGTGCCCCTGATCGTCGTGGTGGTGTTCAAGCCCAATTTCGGGTCGGTCTTTGCCCGCGCGCTGCAAAGCTGCGCGGGCAGCGTGGTGGGCGTCGCGATCAGCGCCACCGTGCTGGCGCTGGACCGCGGCGGCGTCGCGAGCCTGCTCACGGTCGCCGGGCTGGCGGCGCTGCTGCCCTGGTCGATACGGCGCAACTACGGGCTGTTCTCGGCCATATTGGTGCCCATCCTCATGCTGCTGATCGGCGCGCTGCAACCCGGAAGCTGGTCCATCGCGCTGGCGCGGCTGGTGGACGTGGGGGTCGCGTCGGCCATCGTGCTGCTGGTGGGCTACCTGCCCTGGATGCGCATCGAACGCAGCAACCTGGATCATGCCGTGTCCGCCGCCACCTCGACGCTGGCCGCCTACCTGAACACCGTGTTCCAGGCCGATCCCGGCAGCCGGCATGACCTGCGCGCGCGGGCCTACGCGCGGCTGTCCGACCTGCGCATCGCGCTGCAGCGCGGACTGTCCGAACCGCGGCTCGTCAGCCGCCGCGCCCTGGCCTGGTGGCCGGTGGAAGTGGCGCTGGAACGCGTGGCCAACGCCATCTCCGACACGGTCTGGTCGCTGCCCGCCGGCCAGCCCGCGCCCCCTGCCGCGCAGGTCGCCCAACTGGCCGCCGCCCTGGACCGCATTGCGGCCGCCGTCAACCAGGGCCAGCCCGTGCCCCCGGACGCCATCGAGGCGCCGTCGCCCGCGCTGCGGGACGTCGCCGCCGAAATCGAATCGTTGCGCGCCACCCTGGCCGGCCCCGACTTCACCGCGGCGCCCGGGCGTCCCGCCCCCCCTTCTCCTCTTCATCAGGTCTGA
- a CDS encoding NRDE family protein, whose product MCLAVLALHTLPGIPVLIAANRDEFHARPTLPAAQWPDAPGIYAGRDGLAGGTWMGATAHGRYALVTNFREPGRHLDNAPSRGALVEDFLRGDIAPQAYLEDVHRRDQAYNGFNLIVGDAAQAWYLSNRDGGPRALAPGVYALSNHLLDTPWPKLARTKAAFTAVLESHPQPDLPALFAALADPLPADDADLPATGLPLDREKLLSSPFIVSPDYGTRSSSVMALHGDGAGELHERRFAPDGSVRGESQLTFTWHAAAALPRNP is encoded by the coding sequence ATGTGTCTTGCCGTACTGGCCCTGCACACCTTGCCGGGCATCCCCGTGCTGATCGCCGCGAATCGCGATGAATTCCACGCCCGCCCCACCCTGCCCGCCGCGCAATGGCCCGACGCCCCCGGCATCTATGCCGGCCGCGACGGCCTGGCGGGCGGCACCTGGATGGGGGCAACGGCGCACGGGCGTTATGCGCTGGTGACCAATTTCCGCGAACCGGGCCGGCACCTGGACAACGCGCCGTCGCGCGGCGCGCTGGTCGAGGACTTCCTGCGCGGGGACATCGCCCCGCAGGCGTACCTGGAGGACGTGCATCGCCGGGACCAGGCCTACAACGGGTTCAACCTGATCGTGGGCGATGCCGCGCAGGCCTGGTATCTGAGCAACCGCGATGGCGGGCCCCGCGCGCTTGCGCCCGGCGTGTACGCGCTGTCCAACCACCTTTTGGACACGCCCTGGCCCAAGCTGGCGCGGACCAAGGCCGCCTTCACGGCCGTGCTGGAGAGCCATCCGCAGCCCGACCTGCCCGCGTTGTTCGCGGCGCTTGCCGATCCCCTGCCCGCGGATGACGCCGACCTGCCCGCCACGGGCCTGCCCCTGGACCGCGAAAAGCTGCTCAGCAGCCCGTTCATCGTCAGCCCGGACTACGGCACCCGCAGCTCCAGCGTGATGGCGCTGCACGGCGACGGCGCGGGCGAACTGCACGAACGGCGATTCGCGCCGGACGGCTCGGTCAGGGGCGAGAGCCAGCTGACCTTCACCTGGCACGCGGCGGCTGCCCTGCCGCGTAATCCGTAA
- a CDS encoding carboxypeptidase-like regulatory domain-containing protein, whose translation MNKRFERCTMAAAMAVGSMAIAGILSTAQAGMPPVKHQGSVEYVSGGIGIDESEAMKAASGNYPLALTFAAQRGGKADYVADVAVVIRDAQGKSVLQVTAEGPYMLVKLPAGSYRISATFDGKAQERQVSVQDSGTARAMFEWK comes from the coding sequence ATGAACAAACGTTTTGAACGCTGCACGATGGCCGCCGCCATGGCGGTGGGCAGCATGGCCATCGCCGGCATTCTTTCCACGGCCCAGGCCGGGATGCCGCCCGTCAAGCATCAAGGCTCGGTGGAATACGTCAGCGGCGGCATCGGCATCGACGAATCCGAAGCCATGAAGGCCGCCTCCGGCAACTACCCGCTGGCGCTCACCTTCGCCGCCCAGCGCGGCGGCAAGGCCGATTACGTCGCCGACGTCGCCGTCGTCATCCGGGACGCGCAGGGCAAATCGGTGTTGCAGGTCACGGCCGAAGGCCCTTACATGCTGGTCAAGCTGCCGGCCGGCAGCTACCGGATCTCGGCCACCTTCGACGGCAAGGCGCAGGAACGCCAGGTCTCGGTGCAGGATTCCGGCACCGCGCGCGCCATGTTCGAATGGAAGTGA
- a CDS encoding MAPEG family protein, with protein MKSIAWLMLAAALLPFVCTIIAKAGGKQFDNNDPRTWLGRQEGWRARANAAQANTFEALPFFYAAVLFALYNQAPAAHVATLMACWLGTRLGYVAMYLANWGALRSLVWTAGVGFVIAILFAGV; from the coding sequence ATGAAGAGTATCGCGTGGTTGATGTTGGCGGCGGCGCTGCTGCCGTTCGTGTGCACCATCATCGCCAAGGCCGGCGGCAAGCAGTTCGACAACAACGATCCGCGGACGTGGCTGGGGCGGCAGGAGGGATGGCGCGCCCGCGCCAACGCCGCCCAGGCAAACACCTTCGAGGCCCTGCCGTTCTTTTACGCCGCTGTGCTGTTCGCGCTTTACAACCAGGCGCCCGCCGCGCACGTGGCCACGCTGATGGCGTGCTGGCTGGGCACGCGGCTGGGTTACGTGGCGATGTACCTGGCCAATTGGGGCGCGCTGCGCTCGCTGGTCTGGACGGCGGGGGTGGGCTTCGTGATCGCGATCCTGTTCGCGGGCGTCTGA
- a CDS encoding CPBP family intramembrane glutamic endopeptidase: MPHDLPWSALFLAAAMLWPPCTRRWALAPLAVAWAWALAEGVADPVALAWPALLLGAALLARSQAGPAARAAGHALFVAVAVLLFAHLLPGFHNLRVIEPAPLSPGAVPFGMFLNLDKPLVAFWVVLAMAPPMAAASARLTLSAALLACGAAVAICLGLALALGVVQWAPKWPPSGGIWLINNALLVTLAEEALFRGYVQERLSQRWRSRAWGGWAALAVAAALFGLAHFAGGWQWMLLAGLAGAAYGLAYRYGGLSAAVLAHLGLNVAHFGLFTYPMRAAL, encoded by the coding sequence ATGCCTCACGACCTGCCCTGGTCCGCCCTGTTTCTGGCCGCAGCCATGCTGTGGCCGCCCTGCACGCGCCGCTGGGCCCTTGCCCCCCTGGCGGTGGCGTGGGCCTGGGCCTTGGCCGAGGGCGTCGCCGACCCGGTCGCGCTGGCGTGGCCGGCGCTGTTGCTCGGGGCCGCGCTGCTGGCGCGTTCGCAGGCGGGGCCGGCCGCGCGCGCGGCCGGGCACGCGTTGTTCGTGGCCGTGGCCGTGCTGCTCTTTGCGCATCTGCTGCCCGGCTTTCACAACCTGCGCGTGATCGAACCCGCCCCGCTCAGTCCTGGCGCCGTGCCGTTCGGCATGTTCCTGAACCTGGACAAACCGCTGGTGGCGTTCTGGGTGGTGCTGGCGATGGCGCCGCCGATGGCCGCGGCCAGTGCGCGCCTCACGCTGTCGGCGGCGTTGCTGGCCTGCGGGGCCGCGGTGGCAATATGCCTGGGTCTGGCGCTGGCGCTGGGCGTGGTGCAGTGGGCGCCCAAGTGGCCGCCGTCGGGCGGGATCTGGCTGATCAACAATGCGCTGCTGGTGACGCTGGCCGAAGAGGCGCTGTTTCGCGGGTATGTGCAAGAGCGCCTGTCGCAGCGTTGGCGTAGCCGCGCGTGGGGCGGCTGGGCGGCGCTGGCCGTGGCGGCCGCGCTGTTCGGGCTGGCCCATTTTGCGGGCGGATGGCAATGGATGCTGCTGGCCGGGCTGGCGGGCGCGGCCTATGGCCTGGCTTACCGCTACGGCGGCCTTTCCGCCGCCGTGCTGGCGCACCTGGGCCTGAACGTGGCGCACTTCGGGCTGTTCACCTATCCGATGCGCGCCGCGCTGTGA
- a CDS encoding alkene reductase: MNPLFEPLKVGDLTLRNRVVMAPLTRQRASAGRVPNDLMVEYYTQRAGAGLILTEATAVTPQGVGYADTPGLWSPEQVKGWRKVTSAVHDKGSLIVAQLWHVGRISDPMFLDGELPVAPSAIAAKGHVSHVRPKRAYVTPRALETDEIPGVVQAYRHGAQMAMEAGFDGVEVHAANGYLLDQFLQDSTNHRTDQYGGSVENRARLLMEVVDACVAVWGPGRVGVHLSPRGDAHDMGDSDRAGLFTYVARELGKRGIAFLCVREHEGPDSLGPVLKAAFGGVYIGNEGYTRESAEAAVAAGRVDAVAFGVPYIATPDLAERLQRNAPLNTPNPATFYASGAEGYTDYPALAA, from the coding sequence ATGAACCCCTTGTTTGAACCGCTGAAAGTTGGCGACCTGACGCTGCGCAACCGCGTGGTCATGGCGCCTTTGACCCGCCAGCGCGCCAGCGCCGGCCGCGTCCCCAACGACCTGATGGTCGAGTACTACACCCAGCGCGCCGGCGCCGGCCTGATCCTGACCGAAGCCACCGCGGTCACGCCGCAGGGCGTCGGCTATGCCGACACGCCCGGGTTGTGGTCGCCGGAACAGGTCAAGGGCTGGCGCAAGGTGACGTCCGCCGTGCACGACAAGGGCAGCCTGATCGTGGCGCAGCTCTGGCACGTGGGCCGCATTTCCGATCCGATGTTCCTGGACGGCGAACTGCCCGTCGCGCCCAGCGCCATCGCCGCCAAGGGCCACGTCAGCCACGTGCGCCCCAAGCGCGCCTACGTGACGCCGCGCGCGCTGGAGACCGACGAGATTCCGGGCGTGGTGCAGGCCTACCGCCACGGTGCGCAGATGGCGATGGAAGCCGGCTTCGACGGGGTGGAAGTGCATGCCGCCAACGGCTACCTGCTGGACCAGTTCCTGCAGGACAGCACCAACCACCGCACCGACCAGTACGGCGGTTCGGTCGAAAACCGTGCGCGCCTGCTGATGGAAGTGGTCGACGCCTGCGTGGCCGTCTGGGGCCCGGGACGCGTGGGCGTGCACCTGTCGCCGCGCGGCGATGCGCACGACATGGGCGATTCGGACCGGGCGGGCCTGTTCACATATGTGGCGCGTGAACTCGGCAAGCGCGGCATCGCGTTCCTGTGCGTGCGCGAACATGAAGGCCCGGACAGCCTGGGGCCGGTGTTGAAGGCCGCGTTCGGCGGCGTGTATATCGGCAACGAGGGCTACACGCGCGAGAGCGCCGAAGCCGCCGTGGCCGCCGGCAGGGTCGACGCCGTGGCGTTTGGCGTGCCCTACATCGCCACGCCCGACCTGGCCGAGCGCCTGCAGCGCAACGCGCCGCTCAACACGCCGAACCCGGCGACCTTCTATGCTTCCGGCGCGGAAGGGTATACGGATTATCCGGCGCTGGCGGCTTGA
- a CDS encoding helix-turn-helix transcriptional regulator has translation MTATPSPSDQNIAQPAIDADAILKALANPVRRDILAWLKTPHAYFEERPGHTFEHGVCAGHIDDRCGLSQSTVSSHLAVLQRAGLISATKVGQWVFFRRNEPVIAAFLRQLNQDM, from the coding sequence ATGACCGCAACTCCCTCACCCTCCGACCAGAACATCGCGCAGCCCGCCATCGACGCCGACGCCATCCTCAAGGCGCTGGCCAATCCGGTGCGGCGCGACATCCTGGCCTGGCTGAAGACGCCGCATGCGTACTTCGAGGAGCGCCCCGGCCACACCTTCGAACACGGGGTGTGCGCGGGCCACATCGACGACCGCTGCGGGCTGTCCCAGTCGACGGTGTCGTCGCATCTGGCCGTCTTGCAGCGCGCGGGCCTGATTTCGGCCACGAAGGTGGGGCAGTGGGTCTTTTTCCGTCGCAACGAGCCCGTGATTGCCGCGTTTCTGCGGCAGTTGAACCAGGATATGTAG
- a CDS encoding DUF2238 domain-containing protein, producing the protein MSDARRRYLLTLAGVFAVIWTALAIDPHDRSAWALENALVLALGAVLFATRHAFVFSRASYTLIFLFLCLHTVGAHYTYSLVPYDEWWRALTGHSLNSLLGWERNNFDRVVHFSYGLLLAYPIREIFLRVAEVRGFWAYFLPLDVTLSTSALYELIEWGAAEFFGGDLGAAYLGTQGDIWDAQKDMALAALGAVIAMTVTALVNWKAQRDLARDWADSLKPARRRQADSP; encoded by the coding sequence ATGTCAGACGCGCGCCGCCGCTATCTGCTCACGCTGGCCGGGGTGTTCGCCGTCATCTGGACGGCGTTGGCCATCGATCCGCACGACCGCTCGGCCTGGGCGCTGGAAAACGCGCTGGTGCTGGCCCTGGGCGCCGTGCTGTTCGCCACGCGGCACGCGTTCGTGTTTTCGCGCGCGTCGTACACGCTGATCTTCCTGTTCCTGTGCCTGCACACCGTGGGGGCGCATTACACCTATTCGCTGGTTCCGTACGACGAGTGGTGGCGCGCCCTGACCGGCCACAGCCTGAACAGCCTGCTGGGCTGGGAGCGCAACAACTTTGACCGGGTCGTGCACTTTTCCTACGGGTTGCTCCTGGCCTATCCGATCCGCGAGATCTTCCTGCGCGTGGCCGAGGTGCGCGGCTTCTGGGCGTATTTCCTGCCCCTGGACGTGACGCTGTCCACCTCCGCGCTCTACGAGCTGATCGAGTGGGGCGCCGCGGAGTTCTTCGGCGGCGACCTGGGCGCAGCCTATCTCGGCACGCAGGGCGACATCTGGGACGCCCAGAAAGACATGGCGCTGGCGGCGCTGGGCGCGGTCATCGCCATGACCGTGACCGCGCTGGTCAACTGGAAGGCGCAGCGCGATCTGGCCCGCGATTGGGCCGACAGCCTCAAACCCGCGCGACGGCGGCAGGCCGATAGTCCTTGA
- the arfB gene encoding alternative ribosome rescue aminoacyl-tRNA hydrolase ArfB, with protein sequence MFHVQDSLFIDERDLTFSMIRAQGAGGQNVNKVSSAVHLRFDVRASRLPPEVQDALCALSDHRISKEGVIVIKSQAFRSQEKNRAEAIERLVAMVRAAIRVDKPRRATKPTRASQRRRVQRKVLHGEVKRLRGRVQGE encoded by the coding sequence ATGTTTCACGTCCAAGACTCGCTTTTCATCGACGAACGCGACCTGACCTTCTCCATGATCCGCGCCCAGGGCGCGGGCGGGCAGAACGTCAACAAGGTGTCCAGCGCCGTCCATCTGCGCTTTGATGTGCGCGCTTCCCGTCTGCCGCCCGAGGTACAGGACGCGCTGTGCGCGCTGAGCGACCATCGCATCTCCAAGGAGGGGGTGATCGTCATCAAGTCGCAGGCGTTCCGCAGCCAGGAAAAAAACCGGGCCGAGGCCATCGAGCGCCTGGTGGCCATGGTCCGCGCGGCGATCCGGGTCGACAAGCCGCGCCGGGCCACCAAGCCGACGCGGGCCTCGCAGCGCCGGCGCGTGCAGCGCAAGGTGCTGCACGGCGAGGTCAAGCGGCTGCGCGGCCGGGTGCAGGGCGAATAG
- the queE gene encoding 7-carboxy-7-deazaguanine synthase, giving the protein MTYTAKEIFKTLQGEGAHAGRAAVFCRFAGCNLWSGRESDRASAACTFCDTDFIGTDGDGGGKFASADLLADAIAAAWGPDTHNRYVVFTGGEPLLQLDAPLLDAIHARGFTVAIETNGTIKPPAGIDWICVSPKGTAPVVVERGNELKLVYPQLNALPDAFAHLDFEHFFLQPMDGPARAANTEQAVQYCMQHPQWRLSLQTHKYIGIP; this is encoded by the coding sequence ATGACTTACACCGCCAAAGAAATCTTCAAGACCCTGCAAGGCGAAGGCGCCCACGCAGGCCGCGCGGCGGTATTCTGCCGGTTCGCGGGCTGCAACCTGTGGTCCGGCCGCGAGAGCGACCGCGCCAGCGCCGCCTGTACCTTCTGCGACACCGACTTCATCGGCACCGATGGCGACGGCGGCGGCAAGTTCGCCTCGGCCGACCTCCTGGCCGACGCCATCGCCGCGGCCTGGGGTCCGGACACGCACAACCGCTACGTGGTCTTCACGGGCGGCGAGCCGCTGCTGCAACTGGACGCGCCGCTGCTGGACGCCATCCATGCCCGCGGGTTCACCGTCGCCATCGAAACCAACGGCACGATCAAGCCGCCCGCGGGGATCGACTGGATCTGCGTCAGTCCCAAAGGCACGGCGCCGGTCGTGGTCGAGCGCGGAAACGAGCTCAAGCTGGTCTACCCCCAGCTCAATGCCCTGCCCGACGCCTTCGCGCACCTCGATTTCGAACACTTCTTCCTGCAACCCATGGACGGACCCGCGCGCGCGGCCAACACCGAGCAGGCCGTCCAGTACTGCATGCAGCACCCGCAATGGCGGCTCAGCCTGCAAACCCACAAATACATAGGCATTCCATGA